One region of Rhodanobacteraceae bacterium genomic DNA includes:
- a CDS encoding 16S rRNA (uracil(1498)-N(3))-methyltransferase, which yields MRTIRGYIDAELAADQELALGEDLSNHITRVLRLRVGDRLQLFDGRGREFAAELIAAERKRAQVRVGTELAALADSPLQLTLAQGLCRGEKMDLVLQKATELGVQRVQPLQTERTEVKLDAEREARRMAHWRQVLISACEQSGRARVPELAAPMALPSWLAELLADAPAADAGSVRLMLDPEGDVVLRDLPQATRALLAVGPEGGFSEHEGDMLQRAGFTRLRLGPRVLRTETAGLAAIAALQSHWGDF from the coding sequence ATGCGCACCATTCGTGGCTATATCGATGCAGAACTCGCGGCGGATCAGGAGCTTGCGCTGGGCGAGGATCTGTCCAACCACATCACGCGCGTGCTGCGCCTGCGGGTGGGCGATCGGCTGCAGCTCTTCGACGGGAGAGGACGGGAATTTGCGGCCGAACTGATCGCGGCCGAGCGCAAGCGCGCGCAAGTGCGGGTGGGCACGGAACTGGCTGCGTTGGCGGATTCGCCCTTGCAGCTGACCCTGGCACAGGGCCTGTGTCGCGGCGAGAAGATGGATCTGGTCCTGCAGAAGGCGACCGAACTCGGCGTGCAGCGGGTGCAGCCTCTGCAGACCGAGCGCACCGAGGTCAAGCTCGATGCCGAACGCGAAGCCCGGAGGATGGCGCACTGGCGGCAGGTGCTGATTTCCGCCTGCGAACAATCGGGCAGGGCGCGAGTGCCGGAGTTGGCCGCGCCCATGGCCTTGCCATCATGGCTGGCCGAGCTGCTGGCCGATGCGCCGGCTGCAGACGCCGGTTCGGTGCGCCTGATGCTCGATCCGGAGGGCGATGTGGTCCTGCGGGATCTGCCGCAAGCGACTCGGGCGCTGCTGGCGGTTGGGCCGGAAGGCGGCTTCAGCGAGCACGAGGGCGATATGCTGCAGCGCGCCGGCTTTACCCGACTGCGCCTGGGACCGCGTGTGCTGCGCACGGAAACCGCCGGCCTGGCGGCCATCGCCGCCTTGCAGTCGCACTGGGGCGATTTCTGA
- a CDS encoding glycosyltransferase family 2 protein has product MNTIKAIDVCIVCYRSDVTQLQRLLQSIREAAPGVARHVSIWDNSVDEEASAAIRTTLQAFAEDFSSLRCEVSEGNLGFGQGNNALARQARSPWLLLLNPDTALLPGSLERILAQAASDENAAAWEFRQRPYEHPKNYHPVTLETEWVSGAAVLLRRRAFEQVGGFDPNLFLYGEDVDLSWRLRAAGWKLRYLAQACVIHDSYRYAGEVKPQQLAGSTLANLLLRARYGSWRDLLMGYRLLWREIGVPQAFAGRRRALLRNLWRSLRLLPHFRGSRVQPNAHFQPRFAAWDFELRRKGAFFTAPEHDQQPLVSILIRTHRRPEWLREALLSVERQTWPHIEIIVVEDGPDLARRMIDIEFAHLAPRLKYHATGTSVGRARAGNLALAMASGEWFNFLDDDDLLYADHVENLLSVALAEQVPGVYGIAWEVPTEVESGAPLRYRETDWLLRFQMPFNHATLWLENFMPIQTVLFHRRLYERHGGFDVEMDQLEDWNLWTRYTLEDRFVLVDKTTSLYRVPARSEVAIQRQEALDQAYRAARERQQAMRAALSPALIIEEVRSSHTLNQTPTTAHLARRLAERFIPGRLLVNWLLRRRRAV; this is encoded by the coding sequence ATGAATACGATCAAGGCCATCGATGTCTGTATCGTTTGTTATCGCAGCGATGTCACTCAGCTGCAGCGCCTGCTGCAGAGCATTCGTGAGGCCGCACCCGGTGTGGCTCGGCACGTGTCAATCTGGGACAACAGTGTCGATGAGGAGGCCAGCGCGGCCATCCGCACGACGCTACAGGCCTTTGCCGAGGACTTCAGTTCGCTGCGCTGCGAAGTCAGTGAGGGCAATCTTGGATTCGGGCAGGGCAACAACGCGCTGGCTCGGCAGGCGCGCAGCCCCTGGCTGTTGCTGCTGAATCCGGATACTGCACTCTTGCCCGGATCGCTCGAACGCATCCTGGCCCAGGCTGCCAGCGACGAGAACGCTGCCGCGTGGGAATTTCGCCAGCGACCGTATGAACACCCGAAGAACTATCACCCGGTGACGCTGGAAACCGAGTGGGTCAGTGGCGCCGCGGTACTGCTGAGGCGTCGGGCTTTCGAACAGGTCGGCGGCTTCGATCCGAATCTTTTTCTCTATGGCGAAGACGTGGATCTGTCCTGGCGCCTGCGCGCGGCGGGCTGGAAGCTGCGTTACCTGGCGCAGGCTTGCGTGATTCATGACAGCTATCGCTACGCCGGCGAGGTCAAGCCTCAGCAACTGGCGGGCAGCACGCTGGCGAATCTGCTGCTGCGGGCGCGCTACGGCAGTTGGCGCGATCTCCTTATGGGCTACCGCCTGTTGTGGCGCGAGATTGGCGTACCCCAGGCCTTTGCAGGGCGTCGCCGCGCATTGCTGCGCAATCTATGGCGCAGCTTGCGGCTGTTGCCGCATTTTCGAGGCAGCCGGGTCCAGCCCAACGCGCATTTCCAGCCGCGCTTTGCCGCCTGGGATTTCGAACTGCGTCGCAAGGGTGCCTTTTTCACCGCGCCCGAGCACGATCAGCAGCCGCTGGTGTCTATCCTCATACGCACCCACCGCCGTCCTGAATGGCTGCGCGAGGCCTTGCTCTCGGTGGAGCGGCAGACCTGGCCTCATATCGAAATCATCGTCGTCGAAGATGGCCCTGACCTCGCTCGGCGCATGATCGACATCGAATTCGCGCACCTGGCGCCGCGGCTGAAGTACCACGCCACCGGCACCTCGGTGGGTCGCGCCCGGGCCGGCAATCTGGCGCTGGCGATGGCCAGCGGCGAGTGGTTCAACTTCCTCGATGACGATGATCTGCTGTACGCCGATCACGTCGAGAATCTGCTGTCGGTGGCGCTGGCCGAGCAGGTGCCAGGCGTCTACGGAATCGCCTGGGAAGTGCCGACCGAAGTCGAGTCCGGAGCGCCGCTGCGATATCGCGAAACCGACTGGTTGCTGCGCTTCCAGATGCCGTTCAACCACGCCACGCTGTGGCTGGAGAACTTCATGCCGATCCAGACGGTGCTCTTCCATCGCCGTCTGTACGAGCGACATGGCGGCTTCGATGTGGAGATGGACCAGCTCGAAGACTGGAACTTGTGGACGCGCTACACGCTGGAGGATCGCTTCGTGCTGGTCGACAAGACCACGTCACTGTACCGGGTGCCGGCCCGCAGCGAGGTGGCGATCCAGCGCCAGGAGGCCCTGGATCAGGCCTACCGAGCAGCTCGGGAGCGCCAGCAGGCGATGCGAGCAGCGCTGTCGCCCGCGCTGATCATCGAAGAAGTGCGCAGCTCGCACACCTTGAACCAGACACCGACCACCGCGCATCTGGCGCGGCGGCTGGCGGAGCGCTTCATACCCGGTCGATTGCTGGTCAACTGGCTGTTGCGGCGCCGCCGGGCCGTCTGA
- a CDS encoding glycosyltransferase encodes MTELTPSLAAMHLISARGGGSARFARDLAQGREHGLLHLGDELAVVEAAGTPAQFFPYQLPDSADAANWLQSILLAHGSDLLHVHFMQRLTLELLEQWHPLGRPWLLSVHDLGFLAEHAFAQDQVEPEADADWLRRWRAVMVSAAAITVPSAYLAGVFHRHFPDLPVRIVPPGIAVEELPLPADRGLRTIAVVGALGPHKGKQRLLRWLQQADAQRYRWVLIGYTDEQLHPGHIADGRLWVHGPFLPQQTTHWLQHYEVDLVLFPNRLAESFSYALSDVWAAAVPVLVPDAGALGERVRAHGGGAVLSHPDRPESVLAALHDLADGKQLSLWREQIVANRAEMVPTQSAMEMAMNQIYEQQTQAQSSSMARAAAIAHLQPYLRTQLDDVVFRAENIRLARDYAQVRDWAEKLEADVIRLQHDLVALGGVRAELDQALQLRDADIAALQARNLAVERDAAELQQRNGEVEARSAMQIRIAQAEAAELQARADHLSRQLDTQQVQTQLLIGLSTAQAGELTVMHQRISALSSELEGLRIKAARYDRVLAWLPNWSKMLARQARAWLKPAGFRRRSA; translated from the coding sequence ATGACGGAGTTGACTCCCAGTCTGGCAGCCATGCACCTGATTTCCGCGCGCGGCGGCGGTAGTGCCCGTTTCGCCCGCGACCTGGCGCAAGGCCGTGAGCATGGCTTACTGCACCTGGGCGATGAGCTGGCGGTGGTCGAAGCTGCGGGCACGCCGGCGCAATTCTTCCCCTATCAATTGCCAGACTCTGCGGATGCGGCGAACTGGCTGCAATCGATATTGCTGGCCCACGGCAGCGATCTCCTGCATGTGCATTTCATGCAGCGCCTCACCTTGGAATTGCTGGAACAATGGCACCCGCTGGGTCGACCCTGGTTGCTCAGTGTGCACGATCTTGGCTTTCTCGCAGAGCACGCGTTCGCGCAGGATCAGGTCGAACCCGAGGCCGATGCCGATTGGCTGCGACGCTGGCGCGCGGTCATGGTCAGCGCCGCCGCCATCACCGTGCCTTCCGCCTATCTGGCCGGGGTATTCCATCGGCATTTTCCCGATCTGCCGGTGCGTATTGTTCCGCCGGGCATCGCCGTCGAAGAGCTTCCGCTGCCAGCGGATCGAGGCCTTCGCACCATCGCGGTGGTCGGCGCGTTGGGCCCGCACAAGGGCAAGCAGAGGCTGCTGCGCTGGTTGCAGCAGGCCGATGCCCAGCGCTATCGCTGGGTACTGATCGGCTACACCGACGAGCAACTGCATCCTGGCCACATCGCCGATGGCCGGCTCTGGGTGCATGGTCCATTTCTGCCACAGCAGACCACACATTGGCTGCAGCACTACGAGGTCGATCTGGTGCTGTTCCCCAATCGTCTGGCCGAGAGTTTCAGCTACGCCCTGTCTGACGTGTGGGCGGCCGCGGTGCCGGTTCTGGTGCCCGATGCCGGCGCTCTCGGCGAGCGTGTCCGCGCCCACGGCGGTGGTGCCGTGCTGAGCCACCCGGACCGGCCCGAGTCGGTGCTGGCCGCCCTGCACGATCTGGCCGACGGAAAGCAGCTCAGCCTGTGGCGAGAGCAGATTGTCGCGAATCGGGCAGAGATGGTGCCCACCCAGTCAGCCATGGAGATGGCCATGAACCAGATCTACGAGCAGCAGACGCAAGCCCAGTCATCGTCGATGGCCCGGGCTGCGGCCATCGCCCACCTGCAGCCCTATTTGCGCACGCAACTGGACGATGTCGTGTTTCGCGCCGAGAACATACGCCTGGCTCGCGACTACGCTCAGGTGCGCGACTGGGCCGAGAAGCTCGAAGCCGACGTTATTCGCTTGCAGCATGATCTGGTCGCGCTGGGTGGGGTGCGGGCCGAACTGGATCAGGCTCTGCAGCTGCGCGACGCAGATATTGCCGCCCTGCAGGCTCGCAATCTCGCGGTGGAGCGCGATGCGGCCGAGCTGCAACAGCGTAATGGCGAGGTCGAAGCCCGCTCTGCGATGCAGATTCGCATCGCCCAGGCCGAAGCCGCGGAACTTCAGGCCCGTGCCGACCATCTCAGCCGGCAACTCGATACGCAACAGGTGCAGACGCAGTTGCTGATCGGATTGTCCACCGCCCAAGCAGGGGAATTGACCGTAATGCATCAACGCATTAGCGCATTATCGAGCGAGCTGGAGGGTCTGCGGATCAAGGCTGCACGCTACGACCGAGTGCTGGCCTGGCTGCCGAACTGGAGCAAGATGCTGGCGCGACAGGCGCGCGCCTGGCTGAAGCCGGCAGGGTTTCGCCGGAGGTCCGCATGA
- the mtgA gene encoding monofunctional biosynthetic peptidoglycan transglycosylase, which produces MANRKKRTTSAVAPVKPAPNSRRWRRWLWFVLLSPILLSLLLVLVFRFVAPPITGVMAQRILEARSAGNADFRIDYQWCPLESFGPYLPVAAIASEDQRFLDHHGFDTVEIRKALDAAEDGERMRGASTISQQVAKNLFLWTGRSWVRKGLEVYFTALLELVWPKRRLLETYLNIAETGDGMFGFCVACERRFGRPCSSLAPYQLALMVATLPDPRRRRADQPTPYLHQRASWIVRQMDQLGGPYLLQQLEGKAEPAGP; this is translated from the coding sequence ATGGCCAATCGCAAGAAAAGAACAACATCCGCAGTGGCGCCGGTGAAGCCGGCGCCGAACTCCCGACGCTGGCGCCGCTGGCTGTGGTTTGTGCTGTTGTCACCCATCCTGTTGAGTCTGCTTCTGGTGCTGGTCTTCCGCTTCGTCGCGCCGCCGATCACCGGTGTCATGGCGCAGCGCATCCTCGAAGCGCGCAGCGCCGGGAATGCCGATTTCCGTATCGACTACCAGTGGTGCCCGCTGGAGTCATTCGGGCCGTACCTGCCGGTGGCCGCCATCGCGTCGGAGGACCAGCGCTTCCTCGATCACCACGGATTCGACACGGTCGAGATCAGGAAAGCGCTCGATGCCGCCGAAGACGGTGAGCGCATGCGCGGTGCCAGCACGATTTCCCAGCAGGTCGCCAAGAATCTGTTTCTCTGGACCGGACGCAGCTGGGTGCGCAAGGGCTTGGAGGTCTATTTCACCGCTTTGCTGGAACTTGTCTGGCCCAAGCGTCGTCTGTTGGAGACCTATCTCAATATTGCCGAGACCGGCGATGGCATGTTCGGATTCTGCGTGGCCTGCGAGCGTCGTTTCGGACGGCCGTGTTCTTCCCTGGCGCCTTACCAACTGGCACTCATGGTGGCCACATTGCCAGATCCACGTCGGCGTCGCGCCGATCAGCCCACGCCCTATCTGCACCAGCGCGCGAGTTGGATCGTGCGACAGATGGATCAGCTCGGCGGGCCCTATCTGCTTCAGCAACTGGAAGGGAAGGCCGAGCCGGCGGGTCCCTGA
- a CDS encoding class III poly(R)-hydroxyalkanoic acid synthase subunit PhaC has translation MGPLRIDPKAALDEVARYSQKLTAATQVLREVDDVEYGATEKEVIYREDKLVLYRFKGDKKPTAKTPTLIVYALVNRPFMTDLQEDRSLVRNLLALGEDVYLIDWGYPDAADRYIGLDDYINGYIRRCVDVVARRHALKAINILGVCQGGAFSLCFAAIYPEKVKNLITMVTPVDFHTPDNMLSHWTQGMDIDLFVDTLGNVPGDLMNWCYLTLKPFRLNHQKYIGLVDILDDRHEVENFLRMEKWIFDSPDQAGQAFREFIRDFYQGNKLMEGGLKIGDKDVDLKNITMPVLNIYAEQDHLVPPSASIPMKDKVGTKDYTVLAFKGGHIGIYVSGRAQREVAPTIHGWLAKR, from the coding sequence ATGGGACCCTTGCGTATTGATCCTAAAGCCGCGCTTGATGAAGTTGCCCGCTACAGCCAGAAGCTGACCGCCGCCACCCAGGTGCTGCGCGAGGTCGATGATGTCGAGTACGGTGCCACCGAAAAAGAAGTCATCTACCGCGAAGACAAGCTGGTGCTGTACCGCTTCAAGGGCGACAAGAAGCCCACCGCGAAGACTCCGACGCTGATCGTCTATGCGCTGGTCAACCGGCCCTTCATGACCGACCTGCAGGAAGATCGCTCGCTGGTGCGCAACCTGCTTGCGCTCGGGGAGGATGTCTATCTGATCGACTGGGGCTATCCCGACGCGGCCGATCGCTACATCGGTCTGGACGACTACATCAATGGCTACATCCGCCGCTGCGTGGATGTCGTAGCTCGCCGTCACGCGCTGAAGGCGATCAACATCCTCGGCGTGTGCCAGGGCGGTGCCTTCTCGCTGTGTTTTGCCGCGATCTACCCGGAGAAGGTCAAGAACCTGATCACCATGGTCACACCGGTGGATTTTCACACGCCCGACAACATGCTCTCGCACTGGACCCAGGGCATGGATATCGACCTGTTCGTCGACACCCTGGGTAATGTTCCCGGCGATCTGATGAACTGGTGTTACCTCACGCTCAAGCCCTTCCGGCTGAACCATCAGAAGTACATCGGCCTGGTGGACATACTCGATGACCGGCACGAAGTCGAGAACTTCCTGCGCATGGAGAAGTGGATCTTCGATTCGCCGGATCAGGCCGGTCAGGCCTTCCGTGAGTTCATCCGCGATTTCTACCAAGGCAACAAGCTGATGGAGGGCGGGCTCAAGATCGGCGACAAGGACGTCGATCTGAAGAACATCACCATGCCGGTGCTGAACATCTACGCCGAGCAGGACCATCTGGTGCCGCCCAGCGCGTCCATACCGATGAAAGACAAGGTCGGCACCAAGGACTACACCGTGCTGGCCTTCAAGGGTGGGCATATCGGCATCTATGTGTCCGGTCGCGCTCAGCGGGAAGTGGCGCCGACCATTCACGGCTGGCTGGCCAAGCGCTGA
- the phaE gene encoding class III poly(R)-hydroxyalkanoic acid synthase subunit PhaE, translating into MTDPKAAWMPDWQAMQQQFFSAWTDAARASAAPSNPVQEGFEAWSRLFSAGNSGNDVLDKMVGGAKQFAEFMQGAIGQMATSRPDMTTPGAIREALEKAMGGMGLDKNPVLDALRGLNSEGAKGFEDLFRDYLKAVKPIEDNARGMLSLPAFGMNRESQERRQALARALADYQDQNTRYNTLMFKASRLGLDKFESKLEERSEPGREITSMRGLYDVFVDAAEEGYAEVALSDEFREVYGELVNSQMRVRQLIQGEVERSTASLGMPGRSELDTVHQRLHELRRRVAELEERLAQSNADAAAVATPIPVEAEPVDAATSKVAPKSKAAAATRTPKVEKPKAARIQAGTKPKPEAKPEAKPKAASKPKTAQAKTAKSSTRRSRS; encoded by the coding sequence GTGACCGACCCCAAAGCCGCATGGATGCCAGATTGGCAAGCCATGCAACAGCAGTTCTTTTCAGCATGGACCGACGCCGCGCGCGCCAGCGCAGCGCCATCGAACCCCGTGCAGGAGGGCTTCGAAGCCTGGAGCAGACTCTTCAGCGCCGGCAACTCCGGTAATGATGTGCTCGACAAGATGGTTGGTGGCGCTAAACAGTTCGCCGAGTTCATGCAGGGGGCGATCGGTCAGATGGCTACTTCCCGTCCGGACATGACCACGCCTGGCGCTATCCGCGAGGCGCTGGAAAAGGCCATGGGCGGCATGGGTCTGGACAAGAATCCGGTATTGGATGCGCTGCGTGGGCTGAACAGCGAAGGGGCCAAGGGTTTCGAGGATCTGTTCCGCGATTATCTGAAGGCCGTGAAGCCGATCGAAGACAATGCCCGCGGCATGCTGTCGCTGCCGGCTTTCGGCATGAATCGCGAGTCGCAGGAGCGCCGGCAGGCGCTGGCGCGTGCATTGGCCGACTACCAGGACCAGAACACCCGTTACAACACGCTGATGTTCAAGGCCAGTCGCTTGGGTCTGGACAAGTTCGAGTCGAAGCTGGAAGAGCGCAGCGAGCCGGGTCGCGAGATCACCAGCATGCGCGGTCTCTACGACGTCTTTGTCGATGCCGCTGAAGAAGGCTACGCCGAGGTCGCGTTGTCGGATGAATTCCGCGAGGTCTATGGCGAACTGGTCAATTCGCAGATGCGGGTGCGCCAACTGATTCAGGGTGAGGTCGAGCGCAGCACCGCCAGTCTGGGTATGCCGGGCCGCAGCGAACTTGATACGGTACACCAACGCTTGCATGAGCTGCGCCGGCGCGTTGCCGAACTGGAGGAAAGACTGGCGCAGTCGAACGCCGATGCGGCTGCCGTTGCAACGCCGATTCCGGTCGAGGCCGAGCCGGTCGACGCCGCCACGAGCAAGGTGGCGCCGAAGTCCAAAGCCGCTGCAGCTACTCGTACACCCAAGGTGGAGAAGCCCAAGGCGGCCAGAATCCAGGCGGGAACCAAGCCAAAGCCGGAAGCAAAGCCCGAAGCGAAGCCCAAGGCAGCGTCCAAGCCCAAGACCGCTCAGGCCAAAACGGCCAAGTCTTCCACCCGTCGTAGCCGGAGCTGA
- the pnp gene encoding polyribonucleotide nucleotidyltransferase yields MAKVIKQFKYGDQTVTLETGEIARQASAAVMVSMGDTVVLVTAVGDKRAKEGRDFFPLTINYQEKFYAGGRIPGGFFKREGRPTERETLTSRLIDRPIRPLFPEGFHHDVQVMATVMSMNPEIEGDIPALIGASAALALSGLPFAGPIAAAKVGYIDGKYVLNPTATQLKTSQLELVVAGTEKAVQMVESEAQLLSEEVMLGAVVFGHQQMQVVIQAIRELVAEVGVPAFEWVAPTENTALNAAVADIANGPLNAAYDIREKPERRAAISAAKSATLAALGGDKAVESGWTDAQVARSFENLEYALVRNRIIEGRPRIDGRDSSTIRPISVRCGLLPRTHGSALFTRGETQAIVTVTLGTSRDSQVIDAVEGESKETFMLHYNFPPYSVGEISFMLAPKRREIGHGRLAKRGVAAVMPKMEDFPYVVRVVSEITESNGSSSMASVCGSSLALMDAGVPMKAPVAGIAMGLIKEGDKFAVISDILGDEDHLGDMDFKVAGSWEGITALQMDIKIDGITEEIMKAALTQARDGRRHILGEMAKVLDTPRSEMSTYAPRLFTMKIHPDKIRDVIGKGGVTIRAITEETGAIIDIADDGTITIASNNQIAADAARKRIEQITADVEPGRIYEGKVVKLMDFGAFVTILPGRDGLVHVSQISNERVEKVGDKLKEGDVVRVKVLEVDKQGRIRLSIKAVFEDEQAAQQQPA; encoded by the coding sequence GTGGCGAAGGTCATCAAGCAATTCAAGTACGGCGATCAAACGGTCACCCTGGAAACCGGCGAAATCGCACGACAGGCATCGGCAGCGGTCATGGTCAGCATGGGCGACACCGTGGTCCTGGTCACAGCAGTCGGCGACAAGCGCGCCAAGGAAGGCCGGGATTTCTTCCCGCTGACCATCAACTATCAGGAGAAGTTCTACGCCGGCGGCCGTATCCCGGGTGGCTTCTTCAAGCGCGAAGGTCGCCCGACCGAGCGTGAAACGCTGACGTCGCGACTGATCGATCGCCCGATCCGCCCGCTGTTCCCGGAAGGTTTCCATCACGACGTGCAGGTCATGGCCACCGTGATGTCGATGAATCCGGAAATTGAAGGCGACATCCCGGCCCTGATCGGTGCCTCGGCGGCGCTGGCGCTGTCCGGTCTGCCCTTCGCAGGCCCGATTGCGGCCGCCAAGGTGGGTTACATCGACGGCAAGTACGTGCTCAACCCGACCGCCACCCAGCTCAAGACCTCGCAGCTGGAGCTGGTCGTTGCCGGCACCGAGAAGGCCGTGCAGATGGTGGAATCGGAAGCACAGCTGCTGAGCGAAGAAGTGATGCTCGGCGCCGTGGTCTTCGGTCATCAGCAGATGCAGGTGGTCATCCAGGCCATTCGCGAGCTGGTCGCCGAAGTGGGCGTGCCTGCCTTCGAATGGGTTGCCCCGACCGAAAACACCGCGCTCAACGCAGCCGTGGCCGACATTGCCAATGGCCCGCTGAATGCAGCCTACGACATCCGCGAAAAGCCGGAACGGCGTGCCGCCATTTCCGCTGCCAAGTCGGCAACGCTGGCGGCGCTGGGTGGTGACAAGGCCGTCGAGTCCGGTTGGACCGATGCTCAGGTCGCGCGCAGCTTCGAGAATCTGGAGTACGCACTGGTCCGCAACCGCATCATCGAGGGCCGTCCGCGCATCGATGGCCGCGACTCCTCGACGATCCGCCCGATCAGCGTGCGTTGTGGCCTGTTGCCGCGCACCCACGGTTCGGCGCTGTTCACCCGCGGCGAGACCCAGGCCATCGTGACCGTGACCCTGGGCACCAGTCGCGATTCGCAGGTGATCGATGCAGTCGAAGGTGAGTCCAAGGAAACCTTCATGCTGCACTACAACTTCCCGCCGTATTCGGTGGGCGAGATCAGCTTCATGCTCGCTCCGAAGCGTCGTGAAATCGGCCACGGCCGTCTGGCCAAGCGCGGCGTCGCCGCGGTGATGCCGAAGATGGAAGACTTCCCGTACGTCGTCCGCGTGGTGTCGGAAATCACCGAATCCAACGGCTCCAGCTCGATGGCATCGGTGTGCGGCTCCTCGCTGGCCCTGATGGACGCGGGTGTGCCGATGAAGGCGCCGGTGGCCGGTATCGCCATGGGCCTGATCAAGGAAGGCGACAAGTTTGCCGTGATCAGCGACATTCTCGGCGACGAAGATCACCTCGGTGACATGGACTTCAAGGTGGCCGGTTCCTGGGAAGGCATCACTGCCTTGCAGATGGACATCAAGATCGACGGCATTACCGAAGAGATCATGAAGGCGGCGCTGACCCAGGCTCGCGATGGTCGTCGCCACATCCTCGGCGAAATGGCCAAGGTGCTGGATACGCCGCGTTCGGAGATGAGCACCTACGCTCCGCGCCTGTTCACGATGAAGATTCATCCGGACAAGATTCGCGACGTCATCGGCAAGGGTGGTGTCACCATCCGCGCGATCACCGAAGAGACCGGCGCCATCATCGATATCGCCGATGACGGCACGATCACCATTGCTTCCAACAACCAGATCGCCGCCGATGCCGCCCGCAAGCGCATCGAGCAGATCACGGCCGATGTCGAACCGGGTCGGATCTACGAAGGCAAGGTCGTCAAGCTGATGGATTTCGGCGCTTTCGTGACCATCCTGCCGGGCCGCGATGGTCTGGTGCACGTGTCGCAGATCTCCAACGAGCGCGTCGAGAAAGTCGGCGACAAGCTCAAGGAAGGCGATGTGGTGCGCGTCAAGGTGCTGGAAGTCGACAAGCAGGGCCGTATCCGCCTGTCGATCAAGGCCGTGTTCGAGGATGAGCAGGCAGCGCAGCAGCAGCCCGCCTGA
- the rpsO gene encoding 30S ribosomal protein S15 has product MPLNSSQTGEIIKTHQRGAADTGSPEVQVALLTARIEQLMHHFADHKKDHHSRRGLLKLVNQRRQLLAYLKRKDDARYRSLIEKLGLRR; this is encoded by the coding sequence ATGCCTCTCAATTCCAGCCAGACCGGCGAAATCATCAAGACCCATCAGCGTGGCGCTGCCGACACCGGTTCCCCGGAAGTCCAGGTCGCGCTGCTGACGGCACGCATCGAGCAGCTGATGCACCATTTTGCGGACCACAAGAAAGACCACCACTCTCGTCGCGGCCTGCTCAAGCTGGTCAACCAGCGCCGTCAGCTGCTGGCCTATCTGAAGCGCAAGGATGATGCACGCTACCGCTCCCTGATCGAGAAGCTGGGCCTGCGCCGCTAA
- a CDS encoding triose-phosphate isomerase: MNTRKRLVLGNWKMNGSRQDSRDWADAATRIASDNPAIDVGIMPAAVHLQEVQQAMGESPLWLGAQNLAAYDNGAYTGEVSAQMLLEFGVRAVLCGHSERRQLLGDDDSVVKAKLQRALAAGLIPVLCVGETLEQRERGATESVVLGQLDSALSQLENNELQRIVIAYEPVWAIGTGLTASPAQAQAVHAVIRSAIAQRDAILASLIRILYGGSVKGSNAAELFAQADVDGGLIGGASLVPSEFAAICRAASQDG; the protein is encoded by the coding sequence ATGAACACGCGCAAACGACTGGTCTTGGGTAACTGGAAGATGAACGGGTCGCGCCAGGACAGTCGTGACTGGGCGGATGCTGCCACCCGGATCGCTTCGGACAACCCGGCGATCGATGTCGGCATCATGCCGGCCGCGGTGCACCTGCAGGAAGTCCAGCAAGCCATGGGCGAGTCGCCCTTGTGGCTGGGCGCTCAGAATCTCGCTGCGTACGACAATGGCGCCTACACCGGCGAAGTCTCGGCGCAGATGCTGCTCGAATTCGGCGTCCGAGCCGTGCTGTGCGGCCATTCGGAGCGACGACAGTTGCTCGGCGACGACGATTCGGTGGTCAAGGCCAAGCTGCAGCGGGCGCTTGCGGCCGGGCTGATCCCGGTGCTGTGCGTGGGAGAAACCCTGGAGCAGCGCGAGCGCGGCGCTACCGAATCGGTGGTGCTCGGACAACTGGATTCAGCACTCAGCCAGCTTGAGAACAACGAATTGCAGCGCATCGTGATCGCCTACGAGCCCGTTTGGGCCATAGGCACGGGCTTGACGGCCTCACCGGCGCAGGCGCAGGCAGTACACGCAGTGATCCGTAGCGCGATCGCGCAACGCGATGCTATCCTCGCCAGTCTTATTCGGATCCTGTACGGCGGTAGCGTCAAAGGGTCCAATGCTGCCGAGCTGTTTGCCCAAGCCGATGTCGATGGCGGGTTGATTGGTGGAGCATCCTTGGTCCCTTCGGAATTTGCCGCCATCTGCCGTGCAGCCAGCCAGGACGGTTGA